A stretch of Rhizobium glycinendophyticum DNA encodes these proteins:
- a CDS encoding anti-sigma factor, with protein sequence MSTPDQSKGDRSRDEVLAGEYVLGVLGMPERAEVEARLRHDRQFAEVVRRWEANLVQFNDDYAEVSPPDQLFGKIEQRLFPVAAEGAAPRGLWNALWLWRGLTFASLGGLALVAGLQWAPALRPQPPATRLTAELSGEQSQIALLASYDQRSGQLAVTPVAAGGAEQKSLELWLVEGEQPPVSLGVLPQTGQGEIAVPEELRGRLAEGVVLAVSLEPFGGSPTGKATGPVLAVGPVHP encoded by the coding sequence ATGAGCACGCCCGACCAGAGCAAGGGTGACAGATCGCGGGACGAGGTCCTCGCCGGGGAATATGTCCTCGGCGTTCTCGGCATGCCCGAGCGCGCCGAGGTCGAAGCGCGCCTGCGCCATGACCGGCAGTTTGCAGAGGTCGTGCGCCGCTGGGAGGCCAACCTCGTCCAGTTCAACGATGACTACGCCGAGGTGTCGCCGCCGGATCAGCTGTTCGGCAAAATCGAGCAGCGGCTGTTTCCGGTGGCCGCGGAGGGCGCTGCGCCCCGCGGGCTGTGGAACGCGCTCTGGCTCTGGCGGGGGCTGACCTTCGCCTCGCTTGGCGGTCTGGCGCTTGTGGCCGGCCTGCAATGGGCACCCGCCTTGCGGCCGCAGCCGCCAGCGACGCGCCTCACCGCCGAGCTGTCTGGCGAGCAGAGCCAGATCGCGCTGCTTGCGAGCTACGACCAGCGCTCGGGCCAGCTGGCGGTGACGCCGGTCGCGGCCGGCGGTGCCGAGCAGAAATCGCTGGAGCTGTGGCTGGTCGAGGGTGAGCAGCCGCCGGTCTCCCTCGGTGTCTTGCCGCAGACGGGGCAGGGTGAAATCGCGGTGCCGGAAGAGCTGCGCGGCCGCCTGGCAGAAGGCGTGGTGCTCGCCGTCAGCCTTGAGCCGTTTGGCGGCTCGCCGACCGGCAAGGCGACCGGACCGGTGCTGGCCGTCGGCCCTGTTCATCCCTGA
- a CDS encoding fasciclin domain-containing protein yields MFKIALRPLAITAALLAGTVAAYAANPLVGGAEMPETKNIVENAVNSKDHTTLVAAVKAAGLVETLSGAGPFTVFAPTNEAFAKLPAGTVDNLLKPENKDQLTKVLTCHVVGKAVMSDALVKMIADDGGEHDVPTVGGCVLKAKAADGKVTLTDENGGVSTVTIADVKQSNGVIHVVDAVILPKM; encoded by the coding sequence ATGTTCAAGATCGCCCTTCGCCCGCTCGCAATCACCGCCGCCCTGCTCGCCGGCACCGTTGCCGCTTACGCCGCCAATCCGTTGGTTGGTGGTGCAGAGATGCCCGAGACCAAGAACATCGTTGAAAACGCCGTCAACTCCAAGGATCACACGACCCTGGTCGCTGCCGTGAAGGCCGCAGGCCTGGTCGAGACCCTCTCGGGTGCCGGCCCGTTTACCGTCTTTGCCCCGACGAACGAAGCCTTTGCGAAGCTGCCGGCCGGCACCGTCGACAACCTGCTGAAGCCTGAGAACAAGGACCAGCTCACCAAGGTCCTGACCTGCCACGTGGTCGGCAAGGCCGTGATGTCGGATGCGCTCGTCAAGATGATCGCCGATGACGGCGGCGAGCATGATGTGCCGACGGTCGGCGGTTGCGTGCTGAAGGCCAAGGCAGCCGACGGCAAGGTGACGCTGACTGACGAGAATGGCGGCGTCTCGACCGTGACGATTGCCGACGTCAAGCAGTCGAACGGCGTCATCCACGTCGTCGACGCGGTGATCCTGCCGAAGATGTAA
- the yihA gene encoding ribosome biogenesis GTP-binding protein YihA/YsxC translates to MRDPNQRSDYPLFVRPWIFIRGVPSMEFLPPEGPLEVAFAGRSNVGKSSLINALVGQAGLARTSNTPGRTQELNYFVPDGFSGQEGDLPPMALVDMPGYGYAKAPKEQVDAWTKLVFDYLRGRATLKRVYVLIDSRHGIKKNDDEVLSLLDKAAVSYQIVLTKTDKIKAAGVPRLIAETLDKIKKHPAAFPEVLATSSEKADGLEQLRGAITEAVKQGL, encoded by the coding sequence ATGCGCGATCCCAATCAGAGAAGTGACTATCCCCTGTTCGTCCGTCCGTGGATCTTCATCCGCGGCGTGCCGTCGATGGAGTTCCTGCCGCCGGAAGGCCCGCTGGAAGTTGCCTTTGCCGGTCGTTCGAATGTCGGCAAGTCGTCGCTCATCAATGCGCTGGTCGGCCAGGCCGGGCTTGCCCGCACCTCCAACACACCGGGCCGCACCCAGGAACTCAACTATTTCGTGCCCGACGGCTTCTCCGGCCAGGAGGGCGACCTGCCACCGATGGCGCTGGTCGACATGCCCGGTTACGGCTATGCCAAGGCGCCGAAGGAACAGGTCGATGCCTGGACCAAGCTGGTCTTCGATTACTTGAGGGGCCGCGCGACACTGAAGCGCGTCTATGTTCTGATCGACAGCCGCCACGGCATCAAGAAGAACGACGACGAGGTCTTGTCACTGCTCGACAAGGCCGCCGTCTCCTACCAGATCGTGCTGACCAAGACCGACAAGATCAAGGCCGCCGGCGTGCCCAGGCTGATCGCCGAGACGCTCGACAAGATCAAGAAACACCCGGCCGCTTTCCCGGAAGTGCTCGCAACCTCGTCTGAAAAAGCAGACGGCCTCGAGCAATTGCGGGGCGCAATCACCGAGGCCGTCAAACAGGGCCTTTGA
- a CDS encoding DMT family transporter produces the protein MTQAASLPSPRSWAGIALVLGSAIAWSYGGAIQRFIGVADGWTIVFWRCLFAGLFLAVFMLLRDGPRGTLRLFKALGWPGLSIAVGFALVSTFFVLAVSMTAVANVVLFMASIPLFAALLARIVLGEPITPVTWGAIFAVILGVGIMVSASIGEGGSVLGLTLAASIPAIFACMTVITRRYPGIRMTPAACGGSFIASAIAATQAGAFAVGGQDLALLFCFGALNLGLGMALYVTGARLIPSALAALLGTAEMILAPVWMVILHNEIPSGRTILGGAIVMAALFTYLVSHARPASNRTGGAAA, from the coding sequence ATGACCCAGGCCGCCTCCCTCCCTTCACCCCGTTCCTGGGCCGGCATCGCGCTGGTCTTGGGCTCCGCAATCGCCTGGAGCTATGGCGGCGCGATCCAGCGTTTCATCGGCGTCGCCGACGGCTGGACCATCGTCTTCTGGCGATGTCTCTTCGCGGGCCTCTTCCTCGCAGTCTTCATGCTGCTGCGCGACGGGCCGCGTGGCACGCTGCGTCTCTTCAAAGCGCTCGGCTGGCCGGGCCTTTCCATCGCCGTCGGCTTTGCCCTCGTCTCGACCTTCTTCGTGCTGGCGGTGTCGATGACGGCGGTTGCAAACGTCGTGCTGTTCATGGCGTCGATCCCGCTTTTTGCCGCCCTTCTCGCCCGCATCGTGCTCGGCGAGCCGATCACGCCGGTCACCTGGGGCGCCATCTTCGCCGTCATCCTCGGTGTCGGCATCATGGTCTCGGCCTCGATCGGCGAAGGCGGCTCGGTGCTCGGGCTGACGCTCGCGGCCAGCATCCCGGCAATCTTCGCCTGCATGACCGTCATCACGCGCCGCTATCCCGGCATCCGCATGACGCCGGCGGCCTGTGGCGGCTCCTTCATCGCCTCGGCCATTGCCGCCACGCAGGCCGGCGCCTTTGCCGTCGGCGGACAGGATCTCGCGCTGCTGTTCTGCTTCGGCGCCCTCAATCTCGGCCTCGGCATGGCGCTCTATGTCACGGGCGCACGCCTGATCCCGTCGGCCCTCGCCGCCCTGCTCGGCACGGCCGAAATGATCCTCGCCCCTGTCTGGATGGTCATTCTGCACAACGAGATCCCTTCGGGTCGCACGATATTAGGTGGCGCCATCGTCATGGCCGCCCTCTTCACCTATCTCGTCAGCCACGCGCGCCCGGCCAGCAACCGCACAGGCGGGGCTGCGGCTTGA
- the yidC gene encoding membrane protein insertase YidC, with translation MKNNRNYFVAIALSVLIVLAWQFFYMNPRIEAQRKAQEAQIAQQEAAKAADPAAATTNPAAGTAVNGALPAGAAAANAAVSREAAVAKTARVAIDTQDLQGSINLTGARFDDLKLKQYRETVDKTSPIVTLFNPAETKDAYFTELGFIAGENAGQVPGPNTVWTAPEGAKLTEATPVTLTYTNDAGLTFTRKISVDEHYMFTVEDTIANAGTASASIAPYGRITRYNKPATPAIFVLHEGFLGVLGTEGSLVQEKYAAIEKESLTNPKATGGWLGITDKYWASSIIPAQTLPFESRFSHFTDGQPRFQADFKADAVSIPAGQNTSLKTLVFAGAKQVPVIDAYEANLNIPKFDLMIDWGWFYFFTKPMFKLMDYFYHLVGNFGVAILLTTIVVKVLFFPLASKQYASMANMKRVQPKLEELKTKFADDRMGLQQAMMALYKEEKINPVAGCWPVLLQIPVFFALYKVIYVTIEMRHAPFFGWIQDLSAPDPTSFVNLFGLLPFAAPTFLHLGVWPIIMGITMWVQMRMNPTPPDPTQAMLFNWMPVIFTFMLGTFPAGLVIYWAWNNTLSVLQQSIIMKRHGVDIELFKNIGKAFRRKPAGTK, from the coding sequence ATGAAGAACAACCGCAATTATTTCGTCGCGATTGCCTTATCGGTGCTGATCGTACTTGCCTGGCAGTTCTTCTACATGAACCCGCGCATCGAGGCCCAGCGCAAAGCTCAGGAGGCCCAGATCGCGCAGCAGGAAGCCGCCAAGGCAGCTGATCCCGCCGCCGCGACGACGAACCCCGCTGCCGGCACGGCCGTCAACGGCGCGCTCCCGGCCGGTGCGGCGGCTGCCAATGCCGCGGTGAGCCGTGAAGCTGCTGTTGCCAAAACCGCCCGCGTTGCCATCGATACGCAGGATCTTCAGGGCTCGATCAACTTGACTGGCGCTCGCTTCGACGACCTGAAGCTCAAGCAGTACCGCGAGACCGTCGACAAGACGAGCCCGATCGTCACGCTGTTCAACCCGGCCGAGACCAAGGACGCCTATTTCACCGAACTGGGCTTCATCGCCGGTGAGAATGCCGGCCAGGTTCCCGGTCCCAACACCGTCTGGACCGCGCCGGAAGGTGCCAAGCTGACCGAAGCGACCCCGGTGACGCTCACCTATACCAATGATGCGGGCCTCACCTTCACCCGCAAGATCTCCGTCGACGAGCATTACATGTTCACCGTCGAGGATACGATCGCCAACGCCGGCACGGCATCCGCCAGCATCGCCCCCTATGGCCGCATCACCCGCTACAACAAGCCGGCGACGCCCGCGATCTTCGTGCTGCATGAAGGTTTCCTCGGGGTGCTCGGGACCGAAGGCAGCCTGGTTCAGGAAAAATACGCCGCCATCGAAAAGGAATCGCTGACCAACCCGAAGGCGACCGGTGGCTGGCTCGGCATCACCGACAAGTACTGGGCGTCCTCGATCATTCCGGCCCAGACCCTGCCGTTCGAGTCGCGCTTCTCGCATTTCACCGATGGCCAGCCGCGCTTCCAGGCCGATTTCAAGGCTGATGCGGTCAGCATCCCGGCCGGCCAGAACACCTCGCTGAAGACGCTGGTCTTTGCCGGCGCCAAGCAGGTTCCGGTCATCGATGCCTATGAGGCCAACCTCAACATCCCGAAGTTCGACCTGATGATCGACTGGGGCTGGTTCTATTTCTTCACCAAGCCGATGTTCAAGCTGATGGACTATTTCTATCATCTGGTCGGCAATTTCGGTGTGGCCATCCTGCTCACCACGATCGTCGTCAAGGTCCTGTTCTTCCCGCTCGCCAGCAAGCAGTATGCCTCCATGGCCAACATGAAGCGCGTGCAGCCGAAGCTCGAAGAGCTGAAGACGAAGTTCGCCGACGACCGCATGGGCCTGCAGCAGGCGATGATGGCGCTCTACAAGGAAGAGAAGATCAACCCGGTCGCCGGTTGTTGGCCGGTGCTCCTGCAGATCCCGGTCTTCTTCGCCCTCTACAAGGTGATCTACGTCACCATCGAAATGCGCCATGCGCCGTTCTTCGGCTGGATCCAGGACCTTTCGGCGCCGGATCCGACGAGCTTCGTCAACCTGTTCGGCCTGCTGCCCTTCGCCGCCCCGACCTTCCTGCATCTCGGCGTCTGGCCGATCATCATGGGCATCACCATGTGGGTGCAGATGCGCATGAACCCGACGCCGCCGGACCCGACCCAGGCGATGCTGTTCAACTGGATGCCGGTCATCTTCACCTTCATGCTCGGCACCTTCCCGGCTGGTCTGGTGATCTACTGGGCCTGGAACAACACGCTCTCGGTCTTGCAGCAGTCGATCATCATGAAGCGCCACGGCGTCGACATCGAACTGTTCAAGAACATCGGCAAGGCCTTCCGGCGAAAACCCGCCGGAACGAAATGA
- the rnpA gene encoding ribonuclease P protein component — translation MDGLMTSTDTKTSVGRLKSRPQFLAVRRGEARKGRLFLLEVLDRQDDAPARVGYTVTKKHGNAVERNRMRRRLKEAVRLNAAFAMKPGHDYVIVGRREVLGAPFSQLSQQLIHRIENRQTNNTRSHKTGPRKE, via the coding sequence ATTGACGGGCTTATGACGTCCACGGACACAAAGACATCTGTCGGCCGGCTGAAAAGCCGGCCCCAGTTCCTCGCCGTCAGACGCGGCGAAGCGCGCAAGGGTCGGCTGTTCCTCCTCGAGGTCCTCGACCGTCAAGACGACGCGCCGGCCCGGGTGGGCTACACGGTCACCAAGAAACATGGCAATGCAGTGGAACGCAATCGCATGCGGCGCAGGCTGAAAGAAGCCGTGCGACTGAATGCGGCGTTTGCAATGAAGCCGGGACACGACTATGTCATTGTCGGCCGGCGCGAGGTGCTCGGTGCACCCTTCAGTCAGCTGTCGCAACAGCTGATCCATCGTATTGAAAACCGCCAGACGAACAACACGCGGTCGCACAAGACCGGTCCCAGGAAAGAATGA
- the rpmH gene encoding 50S ribosomal protein L34 — translation MSKRTFQPSKLVRKRRHGFRARMATKGGRQVLNARRSRGRAKLSA, via the coding sequence ATGTCAAAGCGTACTTTCCAGCCTTCCAAGCTTGTTCGCAAGCGCCGCCACGGTTTCCGTGCACGCATGGCCACCAAGGGCGGCCGTCAGGTCCTCAACGCTCGCCGCTCGCGCGGTCGTGCGAAGCTTTCGGCTTAA
- a CDS encoding methyl-accepting chemotaxis protein: protein MKVSGKVYSLVGILGAAAIVIGAMGVFVTVQYGAKSAALLEISQRAYLGERLNRMVTAVVMEARGIYAAPNTEKAKPFAEGILKNLDKMDAALAEWKPLVPEAQKATFDGMTAKAADFRKFRAETARLGIEADPKEANAQGNTDANRANRKAFQADIDAVVEADLAELTAMTDSLASFRSTMLTLISGVTLLAVAIGAGLGIHIGVNHLSRPIRRVTGAMNAIAGGNYTTEIPYSGRPDEIGEMAAAVEVFKENGLSVQRLNAQESAMRAKSDDLQTSMAAVVASAAAGDFSRRIEKDYEDANLNRFASNINELLGSVETGVSETNRVIGSLASNDLSQEMNGTFRGVFAELQENVNKSFQRLRQTMSDIRGRTDSINDNTVQLTSATNDLSKRTEQQAAALEETSAALDEITVVVRQSSERAQEASHMVTEAKHSAAQSATVVGEAVNAMGRIEQASREISQIINVIDEIAFQTNLLALNAGVEAARAGEAGKGFAVVAQEVRELAQRSANAAKDIKTLITKSGEEVAGGVKLVQRTGEALSEIESRVLKINDHIHSIAAAAKEQSTGLAEVNTAINQMDQVTQQNAAMVEETSASTHKLSAEAGGLAQIIGQFKLGDDMRGMRAAPAPAAAQHRPVASPARQLAGNVARAFGGSGRATAAAAAPKGDSWEEF from the coding sequence GTGAAAGTCAGCGGCAAAGTCTATTCGTTGGTGGGAATTCTGGGAGCGGCGGCGATCGTCATCGGCGCCATGGGCGTCTTCGTGACGGTGCAATATGGCGCCAAATCGGCGGCCCTTCTAGAAATCTCGCAACGCGCCTATCTCGGTGAGCGTCTGAACCGCATGGTGACGGCCGTAGTCATGGAAGCGCGCGGCATTTACGCGGCGCCCAACACGGAAAAGGCCAAGCCCTTCGCGGAGGGTATCCTGAAGAACCTCGACAAGATGGATGCGGCACTCGCCGAATGGAAGCCGCTCGTGCCCGAGGCGCAGAAGGCGACCTTCGACGGAATGACGGCCAAGGCTGCCGACTTCCGTAAGTTCCGCGCTGAAACGGCGCGTCTCGGCATCGAAGCCGACCCCAAGGAGGCAAACGCACAGGGCAATACCGACGCCAACCGCGCCAACCGCAAGGCCTTCCAGGCCGATATCGATGCCGTAGTCGAGGCGGATCTGGCCGAACTGACGGCGATGACGGACAGCCTCGCCTCCTTCCGCAGCACCATGCTGACCTTGATTTCCGGGGTCACCCTGCTGGCGGTCGCCATTGGTGCCGGCCTCGGCATCCATATCGGCGTCAACCATTTGAGCCGTCCGATCCGTCGGGTGACGGGCGCGATGAACGCCATTGCCGGCGGCAATTACACCACTGAAATTCCCTATAGCGGCCGTCCGGACGAAATCGGCGAGATGGCTGCGGCAGTCGAAGTGTTCAAGGAGAACGGTTTGTCTGTGCAGCGTCTGAACGCTCAGGAAAGCGCCATGCGCGCCAAGAGCGACGATCTGCAAACCAGCATGGCGGCCGTCGTCGCCTCGGCGGCTGCAGGCGATTTCTCCCGCCGTATCGAGAAGGATTACGAGGACGCCAACCTCAACCGCTTCGCCTCGAACATCAACGAGCTTCTCGGTTCGGTCGAGACCGGTGTTTCGGAAACCAACCGCGTCATCGGCAGCCTGGCCTCCAACGACCTGTCGCAGGAAATGAATGGCACCTTCCGCGGCGTCTTTGCGGAGCTGCAGGAAAACGTCAACAAGTCGTTCCAGCGCTTGCGCCAGACCATGTCGGACATTCGCGGCCGCACCGACTCGATCAATGACAACACGGTGCAGCTCACCTCTGCGACCAACGATCTCTCGAAGCGCACCGAGCAGCAGGCAGCAGCACTTGAGGAAACCTCCGCAGCCCTCGACGAGATCACGGTCGTGGTCCGTCAGTCGAGCGAGCGCGCCCAGGAGGCGAGCCACATGGTGACCGAAGCCAAGCACAGTGCCGCCCAGTCGGCGACCGTGGTTGGTGAAGCGGTCAATGCCATGGGCCGCATCGAACAGGCTTCACGCGAAATTTCGCAGATCATCAATGTCATCGACGAAATCGCCTTCCAGACGAACCTCCTGGCGCTGAATGCCGGCGTGGAAGCGGCGCGTGCGGGTGAAGCCGGCAAGGGTTTTGCGGTCGTGGCCCAGGAGGTGCGCGAGCTTGCGCAGCGCTCGGCCAATGCGGCGAAGGACATCAAGACGCTGATCACCAAGTCGGGCGAGGAAGTGGCTGGCGGCGTGAAGCTGGTGCAGCGCACCGGCGAGGCTCTGTCGGAAATCGAAAGCCGCGTGTTGAAGATCAACGACCACATCCACTCGATCGCGGCTGCTGCCAAGGAGCAGTCGACGGGTCTGGCCGAGGTCAATACCGCAATCAACCAGATGGACCAGGTCACCCAGCAGAATGCGGCCATGGTCGAGGAAACCTCGGCCTCGACACACAAGTTGTCGGCCGAAGCCGGCGGCCTGGCCCAGATCATTGGGCAGTTCAAGCTCGGCGACGATATGCGCGGCATGCGCGCGGCGCCCGCGCCGGCTGCAGCCCAGCATCGTCCGGTGGCATCACCGGCACGGCAGTTGGCCGGCAACGTCGCTCGCGCGTTTGGTGGCTCCGGCCGGGCAACTGCGGCCGCCGCAGCCCCCAAGGGCGACAGCTGGGAAGAGTTCTGA
- a CDS encoding sensor histidine kinase — protein MPSRIRGLSGKLLWLTIAFVMLAEILIFAPSVATMRQRWLQDRLNTAAAAGVVIDGLQPLELPRGVQEDTLATTGTKAIVLRKDGTSRLLAVTEMPTEVDAAYDLADYSELESIRDAFYTLFFGGDRLLRVYGPIADASDTTIEIVMEERPLRRAMLGYAHNILIVSLMISVITAVLMFLAINRIMIMPVRRLARSMQAFAENPEDPARILNPSEGHDEIAVAGRHLTRMQDQLQKTLRQQKTLVDLGLAVSKINHDMRNILASAQLMSDRLVDVEDPLVKSFAPKLLRAIDRAVGYTSEVLSYGQTSEAEPQRRRFRLVELCQEVRELLQLNQELAIEFVEMIAPDIEIDGDSEQLFRVIHNICRNAVQALASHAPDDPDYPRRITVSAQRTGSVVAITIDDTGPGMPPKARENLFAAFRGSARSGGTGLGLAIARELVLAHGGTIALVEKPGPGTLFRIEIPDRPVDLNDWRVRA, from the coding sequence ATGCCGAGCCGGATCAGGGGGCTGTCCGGCAAGCTGTTGTGGCTGACCATCGCCTTCGTGATGCTGGCCGAAATCCTGATCTTCGCGCCGTCTGTCGCCACCATGCGCCAGCGCTGGCTGCAGGACCGCCTGAACACGGCAGCCGCTGCGGGCGTCGTCATAGACGGGCTGCAGCCGCTGGAATTGCCGCGCGGCGTCCAGGAGGACACGCTGGCAACGACGGGCACGAAGGCGATCGTGCTGCGCAAGGACGGCACGTCGCGCCTGCTCGCCGTGACCGAGATGCCGACGGAAGTCGACGCGGCGTATGATCTTGCGGATTATTCCGAGCTCGAATCGATCCGAGACGCTTTTTACACGCTGTTCTTCGGCGGCGACCGGCTGCTGCGGGTCTATGGCCCGATTGCCGACGCGAGCGACACCACCATCGAGATCGTCATGGAGGAGAGACCGCTGCGCCGCGCCATGCTCGGTTATGCGCACAACATCCTCATCGTCTCGCTTATGATTTCGGTGATCACCGCTGTCCTGATGTTCCTTGCCATCAACCGGATCATGATCATGCCGGTGCGGCGGCTTGCCCGCAGTATGCAGGCCTTCGCGGAAAATCCGGAGGATCCGGCGCGAATTCTCAATCCATCGGAGGGTCACGATGAGATTGCCGTTGCCGGTCGCCACCTGACCCGCATGCAGGATCAGTTGCAAAAGACCCTGCGCCAGCAAAAGACGCTGGTCGATCTCGGCCTCGCGGTCTCCAAGATCAACCACGACATGCGCAACATCCTGGCCTCCGCCCAGCTGATGTCGGACCGGCTGGTCGATGTCGAGGATCCGCTGGTGAAAAGCTTCGCCCCGAAGCTACTGCGTGCGATCGACCGGGCCGTCGGCTATACGAGCGAAGTCCTGTCCTATGGCCAGACGTCCGAAGCCGAGCCGCAGCGGCGGCGTTTCCGTCTCGTGGAACTCTGCCAGGAGGTGCGGGAACTTCTGCAGCTGAACCAGGAACTGGCCATCGAATTCGTCGAGATGATCGCGCCGGATATCGAGATCGATGGCGACAGCGAACAGCTTTTCCGGGTCATTCACAACATCTGCCGCAATGCCGTGCAGGCCCTGGCGAGCCACGCACCGGACGATCCGGACTATCCGCGCCGCATCACCGTTTCGGCGCAGCGCACCGGCTCGGTTGTGGCGATCACCATCGACGATACCGGGCCCGGAATGCCGCCCAAGGCCCGCGAAAATCTCTTTGCCGCCTTCCGTGGCTCCGCCCGCTCGGGCGGCACGGGGCTGGGGCTTGCGATCGCCCGCGAACTGGTGCTCGCCCATGGCGGCACGATCGCGCTTGTGGAAAAGCCAGGGCCGGGCACCCTGTTCCGCATCGAAATTCCCGACAGGCCAGTGGATCTCAACGACTGGCGTGTCCGCGCCTGA
- a CDS encoding LysR substrate-binding domain-containing protein: MRLTNLDMDALRSFVTGIDAGSFAKAADRLGRSTSAVSAQLKKLEDQVGAELVRRSGRGLALTDSGDLMLSYARRLLNLNDEAISAVRSPDLEGWIRLGIQEDFGETVLPQVLGRFARAHPRVRIEGRIARNSELRDKIASGHLDLALLWDDDSAAPAERIASLPLCWLGAASEEQAWKAGAGEALPLAAMEAPCLLRSLACAQLDRQGIAWRIAFVSPSLGGLWAATAAGLGIALRTPFALPPAVRVLEPTAHGLPLLPSLGLSLLQSKTGDHAISAHLAIIIRQALTETLPEDWITTT, encoded by the coding sequence ATGCGCCTCACCAATCTCGACATGGACGCCTTGCGCAGCTTCGTGACCGGCATCGATGCGGGGTCTTTTGCCAAGGCGGCCGATCGGCTCGGCCGCTCCACGTCGGCGGTCAGTGCGCAGCTGAAGAAGCTCGAGGACCAGGTGGGCGCAGAGCTGGTACGCCGGTCCGGGCGCGGGCTGGCGTTGACCGACAGCGGCGATCTGATGCTGTCCTATGCCCGCCGGCTGCTGAACCTCAACGACGAAGCCATCAGCGCCGTGCGCAGTCCAGACCTCGAAGGCTGGATCCGTCTCGGCATCCAGGAGGATTTCGGGGAGACGGTGTTGCCGCAGGTGCTCGGCCGTTTCGCCCGCGCCCATCCGCGCGTGCGCATCGAAGGCCGGATCGCGCGCAACAGCGAACTCCGGGACAAGATCGCGTCCGGCCATCTCGACCTGGCGCTGCTCTGGGACGATGACAGTGCGGCTCCGGCAGAGCGGATCGCGTCTTTGCCGCTCTGCTGGCTCGGTGCCGCGAGCGAGGAACAGGCCTGGAAGGCCGGCGCGGGCGAAGCGCTGCCGCTCGCGGCCATGGAGGCGCCCTGCCTGCTGCGGTCGCTCGCCTGCGCCCAGCTCGATCGGCAGGGCATCGCCTGGCGGATCGCCTTCGTCAGCCCGAGCCTCGGCGGATTGTGGGCCGCGACGGCCGCCGGGCTCGGCATCGCGCTGCGCACGCCCTTCGCCTTGCCCCCTGCCGTGCGTGTTCTGGAGCCGACCGCCCACGGCCTGCCCCTACTCCCGTCACTCGGCCTCAGCCTGCTGCAGTCGAAAACCGGGGACCACGCCATCAGCGCTCATCTCGCCATCATCATCCGGCAGGCGCTCACGGAGACGCTGCCGGAAGACTGGATAACAACGACATAA
- a CDS encoding tautomerase family protein, with translation MPFSRISLPSGEPVDHRAAVADPLDGALVACFEVAADDRFRAIHQHKSGELIVDRTYRGGPCSDDTIVLPVTTGEPRSAETKARIDRRLVENCAESTCVVPQDVLSAVVGSTFEDRSFGSGIHTAAPAGEVR, from the coding sequence ATGCCCTTTAGCCGAATATCCCTGCCGTCAGGTGAGCCAGTCGACCATCGCGCAGCCGTGGCCGACCCGCTGGACGGCGCGCTCGTTGCGTGTTTCGAGGTTGCGGCGGATGATCGGTTCCGTGCGATCCACCAGCACAAGTCGGGTGAACTGATCGTCGACAGGACCTACCGCGGCGGCCCGTGCTCGGATGACACAATCGTCCTCCCCGTCACGACCGGCGAGCCGCGATCGGCCGAGACCAAGGCCCGCATTGATCGCAGGCTTGTTGAAAATTGTGCGGAATCGACATGTGTCGTGCCGCAGGATGTGCTGAGCGCTGTCGTCGGTTCGACCTTCGAGGACCGGTCATTCGGCTCCGGCATCCATACGGCCGCACCGGCCGGGGAGGTCCGCTGA
- a CDS encoding cupin domain-containing protein, translating into MGNPFEMQQGCPPTMVVHRAGDGITAATAGVSSGPFLVQMLLSSRTDGEMTAMRGFMPPGVVTHWHSHPRGQLLFVLDGVGLVQKEGDPPLEVRAGDAVWFAPDERHWHGAAAMSPFSYLSVQPVKDGSAVQWFGPVEHEDDP; encoded by the coding sequence ATGGGCAATCCCTTCGAGATGCAGCAAGGCTGCCCGCCAACGATGGTGGTTCACCGCGCCGGGGACGGCATCACCGCCGCGACGGCTGGCGTCTCCAGCGGGCCTTTTCTGGTGCAGATGCTGTTGTCGAGCCGCACGGACGGCGAGATGACGGCCATGCGGGGCTTTATGCCGCCGGGCGTCGTCACCCATTGGCACAGCCATCCGCGCGGTCAGCTTCTCTTCGTGCTCGACGGTGTCGGCCTCGTCCAGAAAGAGGGCGATCCGCCCCTAGAGGTTCGCGCCGGCGATGCCGTCTGGTTCGCGCCGGACGAGCGCCATTGGCACGGTGCCGCCGCAATGAGCCCCTTCAGCTATCTCAGCGTCCAGCCGGTGAAGGATGGTTCGGCCGTCCAATGGTTCGGACCCGTCGAACACGAGGATGATCCGTGA